A window from uncultured Desulfobacter sp. encodes these proteins:
- a CDS encoding tyramine oxidase subunit B, which translates to MTYPKIDFLYLSEADMVKAGVTEMAGCVDAMEAMFKLLKIGDFRMGGPNSNSHGVMMTFPENSSFPNMPTDGPDRRFMAMPAYLGGEFDMVGMKWYGSNTENRKKGLPRSILMFTLNDKDTGAPLAYMSANMLSAYRTGAVPGVGFRYFAKKDASVVGIVGPGVMSKTAFDAIMSERPGIKTVKIKGRGKKSMNDFIAYLNQKYPSIEQIEPVDDIEQAAKDADILFVGTSSPTGDISAYPYINEAWLKPGAVVCCPAAARFDDDFILNRARSVADWINLYEAWAEEMPYPAYETIPIPAVRCMDLIADGKMEKSQVDDLGDILTGKVPARRNEDEIIIYSVGGLPVEDVAWGTTIYRNALAQGIGTKLNLWDTPGLA; encoded by the coding sequence ATGACTTATCCAAAAATTGATTTTCTTTATCTGAGCGAAGCAGACATGGTCAAGGCGGGGGTCACCGAAATGGCCGGCTGCGTGGATGCCATGGAAGCGATGTTTAAATTGCTTAAAATTGGTGATTTTCGCATGGGTGGCCCCAACAGCAATTCTCATGGTGTAATGATGACTTTTCCGGAAAACTCTTCTTTTCCAAATATGCCCACTGACGGGCCGGACAGGCGCTTTATGGCCATGCCTGCCTATCTTGGTGGTGAATTTGATATGGTTGGCATGAAATGGTACGGTTCCAACACGGAAAATCGTAAAAAAGGGCTTCCCCGCTCGATCTTGATGTTCACCCTCAATGACAAGGATACCGGCGCGCCCCTGGCATATATGTCGGCAAACATGCTTAGCGCATATAGAACCGGTGCGGTCCCCGGCGTTGGATTCAGATATTTTGCCAAAAAAGATGCAAGTGTTGTGGGTATTGTAGGGCCTGGGGTGATGAGTAAAACGGCCTTTGATGCCATCATGTCGGAACGTCCGGGAATCAAAACAGTAAAAATCAAAGGCAGGGGCAAAAAATCCATGAACGACTTTATTGCCTATCTGAATCAAAAGTATCCGTCCATTGAACAGATTGAACCCGTTGACGATATTGAACAGGCTGCCAAGGACGCGGATATCCTTTTTGTGGGAACATCATCTCCCACAGGTGATATCAGCGCATACCCCTACATTAATGAAGCATGGCTCAAGCCCGGTGCTGTGGTGTGCTGTCCTGCTGCCGCCCGCTTTGACGATGACTTCATCCTTAACCGGGCAAGAAGCGTGGCCGACTGGATCAATCTTTATGAAGCCTGGGCCGAGGAGATGCCTTATCCTGCCTACGAAACCATTCCCATCCCTGCCGTGCGCTGCATGGACCTGATTGCTGATGGTAAAATGGAAAAAAGCCAGGTGGATGATCTGGGGGATATTCTCACCGGCAAGGTTCCGGCGCGTCGAAATGAAGATGAGATCATTATCTACTCTGTGGGCGGCCTGCCTGTGGAAGATGTGGCCTGGGGCACCACCATATACCGCAATGCCCTGGCCCAGGGAATCGGCACGAAATTGAATCTCTGGGATACGCCCGGACTTGCCTGA
- a CDS encoding transporter, translated as MKKQFMCLTGLLIFMIISTTTWADVLDPLDNSSAPVGTKVLVSYFGYQHLPEYEDQNGTTVDIGVDVAYAAIRPVYFAGKVFGKTWGVNAVIPFQSISTDGEDTVDGIGDLVVGPFIFLYENPVDQVFLSFWEFAYTPTGSDEVSNDSWWFQHQLAFGWYPGPWSFDACLNYWQKDEDTAGNDVSDAVELEGVVAYALTEKLRIGVQAAWWKDFDDIESGGVSLPGTQGENVKLGLNLGYMLQENLMVNLRYMHDVKSEAYTKGSWTYLRLTYIF; from the coding sequence ATGAAAAAACAATTTATGTGTCTCACAGGGCTGTTAATTTTCATGATCATCAGTACAACAACTTGGGCGGATGTATTAGATCCCCTGGACAACAGTTCAGCCCCAGTCGGCACCAAAGTGCTTGTCAGCTATTTTGGTTACCAGCATCTACCGGAATATGAAGACCAAAACGGAACCACCGTGGATATCGGGGTTGATGTGGCCTATGCCGCAATCAGGCCTGTCTATTTTGCAGGAAAAGTGTTCGGGAAAACCTGGGGGGTCAACGCGGTTATACCCTTTCAAAGCATTTCCACCGATGGGGAGGATACTGTAGACGGTATAGGAGATCTTGTGGTCGGCCCGTTTATCTTCCTTTATGAAAATCCTGTTGACCAGGTGTTTCTTTCCTTCTGGGAGTTTGCCTATACCCCCACGGGCTCAGATGAGGTCAGCAATGATTCCTGGTGGTTCCAGCATCAGCTGGCTTTTGGCTGGTATCCTGGTCCATGGTCCTTTGATGCATGCCTGAATTACTGGCAAAAAGACGAGGATACAGCAGGTAATGATGTATCGGATGCGGTTGAACTGGAAGGCGTGGTGGCTTATGCCCTCACGGAAAAATTGCGCATCGGGGTTCAGGCGGCCTGGTGGAAAGACTTTGACGACATTGAATCCGGCGGAGTCAGCCTGCCCGGTACCCAGGGAGAAAATGTAAAGCTGGGCCTCAACCTGGGCTACATGCTCCAGGAAAATCTTATGGTCAATTTAAGATACATGCACGACGTGAAGTCCGAAGCGTATACAAAAGGCTCCTGGACCTATCTTCGCCTGACTTACATATTTTGA
- a CDS encoding FAD-binding oxidoreductase: MKTNADVIIIGGGIIGCSTAYYLAKKGKTVIVLEKGNKIGYGGSGRNGGGVRQSGRDKRELPLAMYGVQNLWPHLSEELGADVEYYQRGNLRLGKTDEHLKILQGLTDVAVSLGLDVKMISGEEVREICPHLSDEVIGASWCQSDGHANPLLATLAFYNKANALGVHFLFEQSVLAIKKVAGRARTVVTTSGEFEAEKIVLAAGYESQAIAETVGVEVPVKKIALNTLITDAQPPMFYQMLGTAMADFYGHQTTHGSFIFGAGTPLDSEFIKSVVNHPPADATAATCKGILSYIPALKHAKVVRSWVGFIDWCEDKVPVIDHVEAVPGLILAFGFSGHGFGISPAVGTVLSEMACDETPSIDIRELNYGRFSGS, from the coding sequence ATGAAGACAAATGCGGATGTGATCATTATTGGTGGCGGTATTATAGGCTGTTCGACCGCCTACTATTTAGCTAAAAAAGGCAAAACAGTCATCGTTCTGGAAAAGGGAAATAAAATTGGGTATGGCGGGTCCGGCCGCAATGGCGGTGGGGTACGCCAGTCAGGCAGGGATAAAAGAGAGCTGCCTTTGGCCATGTATGGTGTGCAAAATCTCTGGCCCCATCTGTCCGAAGAATTGGGGGCGGATGTCGAATATTACCAGCGGGGGAATCTTCGACTGGGCAAAACCGATGAGCACCTTAAAATCCTGCAGGGGCTCACCGATGTTGCTGTTTCCCTGGGTCTTGATGTGAAGATGATAAGCGGAGAAGAGGTCAGAGAAATTTGTCCGCACCTGTCTGATGAAGTGATCGGGGCTAGCTGGTGCCAAAGTGATGGCCATGCCAATCCGCTGCTTGCAACGTTAGCATTTTACAACAAGGCCAACGCGTTAGGCGTACATTTCCTTTTTGAACAAAGTGTGCTGGCAATCAAAAAAGTTGCCGGCCGGGCGAGAACGGTCGTAACCACCAGCGGGGAGTTTGAAGCAGAAAAAATTGTCCTGGCGGCCGGATATGAAAGCCAGGCGATTGCTGAAACCGTCGGCGTAGAAGTGCCTGTTAAGAAAATCGCACTGAATACCTTGATCACCGATGCACAGCCACCCATGTTTTATCAGATGCTTGGCACAGCCATGGCGGATTTTTACGGCCATCAAACCACCCATGGATCATTTATTTTCGGTGCGGGAACGCCGCTGGATTCTGAGTTTATTAAAAGTGTAGTGAATCATCCGCCGGCCGATGCCACGGCCGCGACATGCAAAGGGATACTAAGCTACATCCCTGCCTTGAAACACGCAAAAGTGGTTCGCAGCTGGGTCGGTTTTATTGATTGGTGCGAGGATAAAGTCCCGGTAATAGACCATGTCGAAGCGGTTCCTGGTTTGATTCTGGCGTTTGGATTCTCTGGTCACGGTTTTGGAATTTCTCCCGCCGTGGGTACTGTGCTGTCGGAAATGGCCTGCGACGAAACCCCTTCCATCGATATCCGTGAGCTTAATTATGGCCGGTTTAGCGGTTCATAA
- a CDS encoding phosphoglycerate mutase family protein, with product MKQIFEMAESIQKEAWQVVHDTNIIDIWSSIGATINLVGSLKMGLLINNRDIDFHVYTTPFNLHDSFSAMARLSENKRIKTISYINLLKAEDKCIEWHTFYEDTHGHTWQIDIIHILNESAYAGHFEKVAERIAAVLTPEMRVNILRIKHSIPIEKKVMGIQVYKAVIEHGIQDIDSFWAWKEQNPDDGIITWMP from the coding sequence ATGAAACAGATTTTTGAAATGGCCGAATCCATACAAAAAGAAGCCTGGCAGGTTGTTCACGACACCAATATCATTGACATCTGGTCGTCCATCGGGGCAACGATTAATTTGGTCGGCTCATTGAAAATGGGGTTGCTCATAAACAACCGGGATATTGATTTCCATGTCTATACGACGCCATTTAATCTGCATGACAGCTTTTCAGCTATGGCCCGGCTTTCAGAAAATAAACGAATTAAAACAATAAGTTACATCAATTTACTTAAAGCCGAGGATAAATGTATTGAGTGGCATACGTTCTACGAAGACACACATGGTCATACCTGGCAAATTGATATAATTCATATTTTAAATGAATCTGCCTATGCCGGGCATTTTGAAAAGGTTGCCGAACGGATTGCTGCGGTTTTGACCCCCGAGATGCGGGTAAATATTCTTCGGATCAAACATAGTATTCCCATTGAAAAAAAGGTGATGGGCATCCAAGTTTATAAAGCCGTTATTGAACACGGCATCCAGGATATTGATTCATTCTGGGCATGGAAAGAACAAAATCCTGATGACGGCATTATCACATGGATGCCCTGA
- a CDS encoding histidine triad nucleotide-binding protein, with translation MPDDCLFCKIANHELPSDMLYEDDDYVVFKDIHPKAPVHLLIVPKTHIRSVNNIEPEHTELVGGLFTLAAKMALKQGINKSGYKLLFNVEKGGDQEIFHLHLHLFGRWEK, from the coding sequence ATGCCCGACGACTGTCTTTTCTGTAAAATTGCCAACCATGAACTGCCCAGCGACATGCTGTATGAAGACGACGACTATGTGGTGTTTAAAGATATCCATCCCAAGGCTCCTGTTCACCTGCTGATCGTACCCAAAACCCATATCCGCAGTGTTAATAACATAGAACCTGAACATACCGAACTTGTGGGGGGCTTGTTTACCCTTGCCGCCAAGATGGCCCTGAAACAAGGGATCAACAAATCCGGATACAAGCTGCTCTTTAATGTGGAAAAAGGCGGTGATCAGGAGATCTTTCACCTGCATCTTCACCTGTTCGGCAGATGGGAAAAATAA
- a CDS encoding helix-turn-helix domain-containing protein: MNNSYLPEQPFFKLSTRQFVSRVGSTSGLLAQYYSFEVPSDDDHAIVAVPDGTIDILFHCTASAPSASVCGSVKKGKQIKFKKGSLYFGARFLPGTAKQILKSPLSHFTDQEILLEDIQSNSDEFVELICGAPSFDEKIALFEKYYTRCNSDKDCAPSLISFLLEKINASCGEIRVRELADETGYSTRHVSNIFKKYVGISPKLFSRIVRFQRSFSLLRLQKKATFADLAQDAGYYDQAHFINEFKEFSLNTPTQIIQGSFC, translated from the coding sequence ATGAACAATTCTTATCTACCGGAACAGCCCTTTTTTAAATTATCCACCCGACAGTTTGTCTCCCGTGTGGGGTCTACCTCCGGCCTGCTGGCACAATACTACAGCTTTGAGGTTCCATCGGATGATGACCACGCCATCGTGGCAGTTCCCGACGGCACCATCGATATTCTTTTCCATTGCACAGCTTCCGCACCATCGGCGTCGGTATGCGGTTCGGTCAAAAAAGGTAAACAGATTAAGTTTAAAAAAGGCAGTCTTTATTTTGGCGCAAGATTTTTACCCGGTACCGCAAAACAAATTTTAAAAAGTCCGCTGTCTCATTTCACAGACCAGGAAATTCTCCTTGAAGATATCCAAAGCAACTCAGACGAATTTGTAGAATTAATCTGTGGGGCCCCATCTTTCGATGAAAAAATCGCCCTGTTTGAAAAATATTATACGCGTTGCAACAGTGATAAGGATTGCGCCCCGTCGCTGATCTCATTTCTGCTTGAAAAGATAAATGCATCCTGCGGAGAAATCCGGGTCCGGGAACTGGCCGACGAGACCGGTTATTCCACAAGACATGTCAGCAATATTTTTAAAAAATATGTGGGCATTTCCCCCAAGCTCTTTTCCCGAATTGTCCGTTTCCAGAGAAGCTTCAGCCTGCTCCGATTACAAAAAAAAGCAACGTTTGCTGATCTTGCCCAGGATGCCGGATATTATGACCAGGCTCATTTTATCAATGAATTTAAAGAGTTTTCCCTGAACACCCCCACCCAGATCATACAAGGCAGTTTTTGCTAA
- a CDS encoding APC family permease yields the protein MDNLKRSLGFWACLSVSMGLVVASSTLVTLGQGMGIAGPGFVIAMVAAWMLQHFSAQSFAELACLMPSAGGIGSYTQVALGPLLAMVATIAGYIIPNFFAVPSELAIAGSIISSTFIPSCSPAVIGGVLFGVLIIFNVLGVDVFAKSQILFTTVMMVSIAGLGIIGLTEVGNPSLYHLAQMDFNPMGWGVLSLTALAIWLYIGIEFVTPMAQEIQQPEKHIPKAMSLGLLIIFVINLLYGLTCIKYVPLAELAESMSPHILVAQAVLGKPGLVIISIVSLFATASTVNTVIAVVPRMLYSMALNGELPAVFGKLHPRFRTPWIGILAMSGVIGGFYFGGIANAGNIMVYLLAAVSSWLLCYIVAHIDVIVLRLRYPRLKRPYKSPFFPVPQILGALGMLASFINIFPDPEIRNTIMRWSGLFIGISVVYSALWLKFVLNQKLFKPVPLEPVLKYMKMEEPVQNEKKVGVAFGSSIEC from the coding sequence ATGGACAACTTAAAAAGATCACTTGGGTTTTGGGCCTGTCTATCGGTCAGCATGGGGCTGGTCGTAGCGTCCAGTACATTGGTAACCCTGGGTCAGGGCATGGGAATTGCCGGGCCTGGGTTTGTTATCGCCATGGTTGCGGCCTGGATGCTGCAGCATTTTTCGGCGCAAAGTTTTGCAGAACTTGCCTGCCTGATGCCCAGCGCCGGAGGTATCGGGTCATACACACAGGTTGCCCTGGGACCGCTGCTTGCAATGGTGGCCACCATTGCAGGATATATTATTCCCAATTTTTTCGCGGTTCCTTCCGAGTTGGCCATTGCCGGATCAATTATTTCATCCACATTTATCCCTTCGTGTTCCCCGGCAGTTATCGGGGGCGTCCTTTTTGGAGTTCTGATTATCTTTAATGTGCTGGGGGTGGATGTGTTTGCAAAATCACAGATCCTGTTCACAACGGTTATGATGGTTTCAATTGCAGGATTGGGTATTATCGGACTCACAGAGGTTGGAAATCCGTCATTATATCATCTTGCACAGATGGACTTTAACCCCATGGGATGGGGGGTACTCAGCCTGACGGCACTGGCTATATGGCTATATATCGGAATTGAATTCGTCACCCCCATGGCCCAGGAAATCCAGCAGCCGGAAAAACATATTCCTAAAGCCATGAGCCTTGGCTTGCTGATCATTTTTGTCATCAACCTGTTGTACGGGCTTACCTGCATCAAGTATGTACCCTTGGCAGAACTTGCAGAATCCATGAGCCCCCACATCCTGGTAGCCCAAGCCGTTTTGGGGAAACCAGGCCTGGTGATTATCTCAATTGTAAGTCTTTTTGCAACCGCCAGTACCGTAAATACCGTTATCGCCGTGGTCCCGCGGATGCTCTACAGTATGGCGTTAAACGGAGAGCTTCCGGCTGTGTTTGGTAAACTTCACCCCCGTTTCAGAACGCCATGGATCGGGATACTGGCCATGTCAGGGGTCATTGGCGGTTTTTATTTTGGCGGCATCGCCAATGCTGGCAATATCATGGTCTATCTGCTTGCCGCAGTGTCTTCCTGGCTGCTTTGCTACATCGTCGCCCATATTGATGTGATTGTGCTCAGGCTGCGATATCCCCGACTCAAACGGCCCTACAAATCACCGTTTTTTCCTGTTCCTCAGATCCTTGGCGCGTTAGGGATGCTGGCGTCATTTATCAATATCTTCCCGGACCCAGAGATACGAAATACGATCATGCGATGGTCCGGCCTGTTTATCGGTATATCAGTCGTCTATTCAGCACTCTGGCTCAAATTTGTGCTGAATCAAAAATTATTTAAACCGGTCCCCCTTGAACCGGTTCTCAAGTACATGAAAATGGAAGAACCTGTACAAAACGAAAAAAAAGTTGGCGTGGCTTTCGGGAGTTCAATTGAATGCTGA
- a CDS encoding MBL fold metallo-hydrolase: protein MRMKTIVMIFNLSVVLFVQSVMAQMPNPVLKKITESVYSYTGIPAGTPGNVFFVNTGIVIGDDAVLVVDTLTSAKEAEGFVADIRKITDKPIRYVVNTHCHLDHVFGNNVFADMGARIIGHEKCRDAVIAYGDKMLENPAEFGLPMDFWEGTRTVAPDTAFEKEMIIDLGGITVKLIHTGFASHSPGSIIVHIPSQDVIFAGDILFTDFHPYMGDGDLDGWQKNLDFIREMNVSHIIPGHGPLSSNKDIEDMKAYLPFFDQKAKELSANEKDLGKLTAAMLEVLPKRAGGDFIVTMNLKTRYLTDKGDEPSREKY from the coding sequence ATGAGAATGAAAACAATCGTAATGATTTTTAACCTTTCAGTTGTGCTCTTTGTTCAATCTGTTATGGCGCAGATGCCAAACCCCGTATTAAAGAAAATTACAGAATCGGTTTATTCTTATACAGGGATTCCAGCCGGAACACCCGGCAACGTATTCTTTGTCAATACCGGTATCGTGATCGGAGACGATGCCGTACTTGTCGTGGATACGCTGACCTCGGCAAAAGAAGCTGAAGGGTTTGTTGCGGATATCAGAAAAATAACGGATAAACCCATAAGGTATGTGGTGAATACACACTGCCATCTTGATCATGTTTTCGGAAACAATGTTTTTGCCGACATGGGGGCTCGAATTATCGGCCATGAAAAGTGCCGAGATGCTGTTATCGCTTACGGAGATAAGATGCTGGAAAATCCGGCTGAATTTGGTTTGCCGATGGATTTCTGGGAAGGCACCCGGACCGTTGCACCGGATACAGCCTTTGAAAAAGAAATGATTATTGATCTGGGCGGCATCACCGTAAAATTGATCCATACCGGATTTGCATCTCATTCACCGGGATCTATCATTGTGCATATTCCCTCCCAGGATGTCATTTTTGCCGGGGATATCCTGTTTACAGATTTTCATCCTTATATGGGCGACGGGGATCTGGACGGATGGCAAAAAAATCTTGATTTCATACGTGAGATGAATGTCAGCCATATTATTCCGGGACACGGTCCTTTATCTTCAAACAAGGATATTGAAGATATGAAAGCATATCTGCCGTTTTTTGATCAGAAAGCCAAGGAACTTAGCGCCAATGAAAAAGATTTAGGAAAATTGACGGCGGCCATGCTGGAGGTGCTTCCCAAACGGGCGGGCGGTGATTTTATCGTGACAATGAATCTGAAAACACGTTACTTGACGGACAAGGGGGACGAGCCGTCCCGGGAAAAATATTGA
- a CDS encoding Rid family hydrolase, with the protein MKRTNYASGSPLEEIAGYSRMVKVGDHVYIGGTTAVQPDGSVCGETPNEQARFIFEKFTGLLKQAGAQVKDVIKVKAYITDMGFAKEVANAYSEVFKSVRPLFTMVETPKLNRPAQKVEIELEAVIGCEIA; encoded by the coding sequence ATGAAACGAACGAATTACGCATCAGGTTCACCGCTTGAAGAAATTGCAGGATATTCCAGGATGGTAAAGGTCGGAGATCACGTTTATATCGGCGGAACAACAGCCGTTCAACCCGATGGGTCTGTTTGCGGTGAGACCCCGAATGAGCAGGCCAGGTTTATATTTGAAAAATTTACAGGGCTTTTAAAACAGGCCGGTGCCCAAGTTAAGGACGTTATTAAGGTCAAAGCCTATATAACGGATATGGGATTTGCCAAAGAGGTGGCCAACGCCTACAGCGAAGTGTTTAAATCAGTGCGGCCGCTTTTTACAATGGTTGAGACCCCTAAACTTAACCGTCCTGCCCAAAAGGTGGAAATCGAATTAGAGGCCGTCATTGGATGCGAAATCGCATAA
- a CDS encoding NAD(P)/FAD-dependent oxidoreductase produces MNNRYDLVIVGAGPGGLAAAVTAGKLGLSTLVVDEQPEPGGQFYRSIERSLPENADTLGKDYLAGKQLVESFRASGVTYLPNNSVWNIDNAFNVDLISESLLQRVRGRQIIFSVGALERPMPIPNWTLPGVMGAAAADILFKSADMVPQSPVVLAGSGPLLLLTACHLIDNGVKISAMVETSGLKDYFKAMPFLPRALCQSSYLFKGLQMRLKVKRAGVPVYIGCRDLAVFGKHQAEGLTFSCRGTQHKVPAAMVLLHEGVVPNLCFSRLLNCEHEWYAPQRYWRPVLDRWGRTSVPGISVAGDAGGINGGPVAEIAGHLAAIDAGCKLEVFTRAERDRLAQPYLKKAHRQKLIRPFIDHVFPPSRQALVPPDDETLVCRCEELTAGQIREAIAKGARHPAQIKGETRAGMGPCQGRMCGATIAEMIAACCALDIAQVGTFRVRPPLQPLSIEQLANLEVGEER; encoded by the coding sequence ATGAATAATCGCTACGATTTGGTTATTGTTGGTGCCGGCCCCGGTGGTCTTGCTGCGGCTGTCACTGCCGGTAAACTGGGCCTCTCAACCTTGGTGGTCGACGAGCAACCCGAACCCGGGGGGCAGTTCTATCGTTCAATAGAGCGCAGTCTTCCTGAAAATGCAGATACGCTTGGCAAGGATTATCTTGCCGGCAAGCAACTGGTCGAGTCATTTCGTGCATCCGGTGTCACCTACCTGCCCAATAACAGTGTCTGGAACATCGATAACGCGTTCAATGTCGATTTGATATCCGAAAGCTTACTCCAGCGGGTGCGTGGTCGCCAGATTATTTTCAGCGTCGGGGCCCTAGAGCGGCCGATGCCGATTCCCAATTGGACACTTCCTGGGGTGATGGGTGCCGCAGCTGCGGATATTCTGTTCAAGTCAGCAGATATGGTTCCCCAAAGCCCGGTTGTTTTGGCTGGCAGCGGGCCGTTGTTGTTACTGACCGCCTGCCATCTGATCGATAACGGCGTTAAAATTTCTGCAATGGTGGAAACGTCCGGCTTAAAGGATTACTTCAAGGCAATGCCTTTCCTGCCCAGAGCATTATGCCAGAGCAGTTACCTTTTTAAAGGTCTGCAGATGAGGCTGAAGGTGAAACGCGCAGGTGTGCCGGTTTACATCGGTTGTCGAGACCTGGCTGTCTTCGGTAAGCATCAGGCAGAAGGGTTGACATTTTCCTGCCGCGGCACGCAACACAAAGTGCCTGCCGCAATGGTCCTGCTGCATGAAGGGGTGGTGCCGAATCTGTGTTTCAGTCGATTGCTCAACTGTGAACACGAATGGTACGCGCCCCAGCGCTACTGGCGGCCGGTGCTTGACCGCTGGGGGAGAACAAGCGTGCCGGGCATTTCAGTGGCTGGAGATGCCGGCGGCATTAACGGCGGGCCGGTGGCGGAAATTGCAGGTCACCTGGCTGCCATTGATGCCGGCTGCAAGCTTGAGGTCTTCACCAGGGCCGAGCGCGATCGTCTGGCTCAACCCTACCTGAAAAAGGCACATCGGCAAAAGTTGATTCGTCCCTTTATCGACCACGTCTTTCCACCAAGCCGGCAGGCACTGGTACCACCCGACGATGAAACACTTGTTTGTCGCTGTGAAGAGTTGACTGCAGGTCAAATCCGTGAGGCGATAGCCAAAGGGGCACGCCATCCAGCCCAGATTAAAGGAGAGACGCGCGCGGGGATGGGCCCCTGTCAGGGAAGAATGTGCGGGGCGACCATTGCCGAAATGATCGCAGCGTGTTGTGCGCTTGATATTGCACAGGTTGGCACATTTCGGGTCAGACCGCCACTTCAACCTTTAAGTATCGAACAATTGGCGAATCTGGAAGTAGGAGAGGAACGTTGA
- a CDS encoding NAD-dependent deacylase, protein MNIYQEAAQKIIDSNYCVAFTGAGISVESGIPPFRGRNGLWNKYDPNSFEIEYFLQNTAKAWEIIRDIFYDLFGQVRPNTAHYALAEMEQRGLLKSIITQNIDNLHKDAGSKEVYEFHGSLKEIICLNCGQKVNVSQVDMTHLPPTCFTCGGLLKPDVVFFGEAIPEYAASKSVDAAQHADCMILIGTTGTVAPANTLPSRAKAAGTTIIEINPSPSEYTDRITDIFIQDNATRAMEHLMEAIDELV, encoded by the coding sequence ATGAATATTTATCAGGAAGCTGCCCAAAAAATTATTGATTCCAATTACTGTGTTGCCTTTACCGGTGCCGGTATCTCCGTTGAAAGCGGCATCCCGCCCTTTCGGGGCAGAAACGGGCTGTGGAATAAATATGATCCCAACTCCTTTGAAATTGAGTATTTTCTCCAGAACACGGCCAAGGCCTGGGAGATCATTCGGGATATTTTCTATGACCTGTTTGGCCAGGTGCGGCCCAATACGGCCCACTATGCCCTGGCAGAGATGGAGCAGCGGGGCCTGTTAAAATCAATCATCACCCAGAATATTGACAATCTGCACAAGGATGCCGGGAGCAAGGAAGTGTATGAATTTCATGGATCATTAAAAGAGATCATCTGCCTAAACTGCGGGCAAAAAGTCAACGTGTCCCAGGTGGATATGACCCATTTACCCCCCACCTGTTTTACCTGTGGTGGTCTTTTGAAACCGGATGTGGTGTTTTTCGGAGAAGCCATCCCCGAATATGCGGCGTCTAAGTCCGTTGATGCGGCCCAGCATGCAGACTGCATGATATTGATCGGCACCACGGGCACGGTGGCACCGGCCAACACCCTGCCCTCCCGTGCCAAAGCCGCCGGCACCACCATCATAGAGATCAACCCATCCCCATCGGAATACACCGATCGAATCACGGATATATTCATCCAGGACAACGCCACAAGGGCCATGGAACATCTCATGGAAGCCATTGACGAGCTTGTCTGA
- a CDS encoding (2Fe-2S)-binding protein, whose translation MLKRLHDNKPELDRVTITFEGEPLDVPATDTVIAAVMAAGAGYNRTSPISGAHRAAYCHMGVCHECLMEIDGVPNQQACKIQVRDGMVVKRQYGKKEPDNE comes from the coding sequence ATGTTGAAAAGATTGCATGATAACAAACCCGAATTGGATCGGGTGACGATTACCTTTGAAGGCGAGCCGTTGGACGTTCCGGCAACTGATACCGTGATAGCGGCTGTTATGGCGGCTGGCGCCGGCTACAACCGGACCTCGCCAATCAGTGGCGCACACCGTGCGGCCTACTGCCATATGGGCGTCTGCCATGAGTGCCTCATGGAGATTGACGGCGTTCCAAATCAGCAGGCCTGCAAGATCCAGGTGCGCGACGGTATGGTGGTTAAGCGGCAGTACGGGAAAAAGGAGCCGGACAATGAATAA